One Deltaproteobacteria bacterium genomic region harbors:
- a CDS encoding VWA domain-containing protein — MARPQSVLGIRPASTLGIDIILTVDTSGSMKALDLDSDRPIYNRRTRLQVVKDVVAQFIKKRNQDQIGLVVFGVEAFLQCPLTLDHHILTVLLDRMQNGMAGEATAIGSGIGAAVNRLKKSKAKSRVMVLLTDGINNAGPLSPMLAAEIAKTFDVKIYTIGVGTRGEAPFIVEQPFFGKSIVYDEVSIDEDALREVANITGGEYFRAENTKSLENIYKQIDKLEKSQSDTPAIIDYDEHAPVFIGIALAMLIFEILILGTWLRRLP, encoded by the coding sequence ATGGCACGGCCGCAAAGCGTGCTAGGTATTCGACCCGCTAGCACGTTAGGTATTGATATCATTTTAACAGTCGATACTTCTGGCAGCATGAAGGCTCTTGATCTCGATAGTGATCGCCCGATTTATAATCGGCGCACTCGCTTACAAGTGGTTAAAGACGTGGTTGCACAATTTATTAAAAAGCGCAACCAAGATCAAATTGGCTTAGTGGTCTTTGGCGTCGAAGCATTTTTGCAATGCCCGTTAACTCTTGATCATCATATATTGACTGTACTTTTAGACCGTATGCAAAATGGTATGGCTGGTGAAGCTACTGCCATTGGCTCAGGCATTGGCGCTGCAGTAAATCGTCTAAAAAAGTCAAAGGCAAAAAGCCGCGTAATGGTTTTACTAACCGACGGTATAAATAATGCCGGTCCACTTTCACCTATGCTTGCCGCTGAAATTGCGAAAACTTTCGATGTTAAAATCTATACCATAGGTGTTGGCACACGTGGTGAGGCGCCATTCATTGTGGAACAGCCATTTTTTGGTAAATCTATAGTATATGATGAGGTTAGTATTGACGAAGATGCTTTACGTGAAGTCGCCAATATTACCGGAGGCGAATATTTCCGTGCAGAAAACACTAAAAGTCTTGAAAATATTTATAAGCAAATCGATAAATTAGAAAAAAGCCAATCTGATACACCTGCAATTATTGATTATGATGAGCACGCTCCTGTATTTATCGGGATAGCTTTAGCGATGCTTATATTTGAGATACTCATATTGGGTACATGGCTTAGGAGATTGCCATGA
- a CDS encoding VWA domain-containing protein produces the protein MTNKSNKKTNLRIFLKIGNFILMACYSSGCNLRIGAPNYLWLAWLIPLLAIFFFYSIEKRQKLARRLISTQLLARTTIGFSHSRLWLKASLLLFATAALVVAMTLPKYGFTWQEVKCRGVDLVIALDVSLSMQATDDNASGNTSRLVRAKRKIHDLVQMLDGDRISLVAFAGSAFVACPLTVDYGTFLTFVDEMEPEVITAKGTSLGDAIRTSLTAFSAGAGESQAIIFFSDGEQNSGDANQAATEAQKQGIRIYTIGIGSNEGAPIPTTDGHFKRDKNGDLVLSKIDESGLKEIALHTGGTYIHAVTSNSDLETVYRKGIKGSLASRDINGRRRQNWHERYQWLTGLALLLLSAELLIAEKRKNKNA, from the coding sequence ATGACAAATAAAAGCAATAAAAAAACAAATCTTAGAATTTTTTTAAAAATTGGCAATTTCATATTAATGGCTTGTTACAGCAGTGGTTGTAACTTACGCATTGGTGCACCAAATTATTTATGGTTGGCGTGGCTAATACCATTACTTGCAATATTTTTCTTCTATAGTATTGAAAAACGACAAAAGCTTGCCCGACGATTGATATCTACTCAATTGTTAGCTCGTACAACAATCGGCTTTAGCCATAGCCGTCTATGGTTAAAAGCATCGCTTTTGCTTTTTGCTACTGCTGCATTGGTAGTTGCTATGACATTACCTAAGTATGGCTTTACTTGGCAAGAAGTTAAGTGTCGTGGAGTTGATTTAGTAATCGCCTTAGATGTTTCTTTAAGCATGCAAGCAACTGATGATAACGCTAGTGGTAATACTTCTCGACTTGTACGCGCTAAAAGAAAAATTCACGATCTTGTGCAAATGCTTGATGGTGATCGAATTTCTTTAGTTGCCTTTGCCGGATCTGCTTTTGTTGCCTGCCCTTTAACTGTAGATTACGGTACCTTTTTAACATTTGTTGATGAAATGGAGCCAGAAGTTATCACTGCCAAAGGTACTAGTTTGGGTGATGCTATTCGCACCTCTCTTACAGCCTTTTCTGCTGGTGCTGGTGAGTCACAAGCAATTATATTCTTTAGCGACGGCGAACAAAACAGTGGTGATGCAAATCAAGCTGCGACAGAAGCACAAAAACAAGGCATACGAATTTATACTATTGGAATAGGGAGTAATGAAGGCGCACCAATTCCAACTACTGATGGTCATTTTAAACGCGATAAAAATGGTGACTTAGTGTTGTCAAAAATTGATGAAAGTGGTCTAAAAGAAATTGCTCTCCACACCGGCGGTACCTATATCCACGCTGTTACTAGCAATAGCGATCTTGAAACTGTTTACCGCAAAGGGATTAAGGGTTCTTTAGCAAGTCGAGATATTAATGGTCGTCGTCGTCAAAATTGGCATGAGCGATATCAATGGCTTACTGGTTTAGCTTTGCTATTGCTTAGTGCAGAGTTGCTTATAGCTGAGAAGAGGAAAAATAAAAATGCCTAG
- a CDS encoding tetratricopeptide repeat protein, which yields MPRIILVITLLITTVPFWEMATAASNSSTSSSTSNKIFTDPFKAYDAGDYEQALQLFLDAEVKHPNDSRIAYDIGNANYRRGDFKAATKAYQRALASKDAKLRTKANYNLGNAYLRAQQFKEAIKAYEDTLKLAPKDKDTQHNLEIARRLLEMQQQQQQQQQQQQQQQSDPKNNEQQSKLENQEEKNQQQSQQSSSDSVNNSAKQEQQSAATANNEQKKLEQNEKPNTNSAAASAANDKKQDKLQKNPATSMDSKKENNNKKLSPQAAEQLLQQIGNTGPRIPRNQRGGKSTTPAKDW from the coding sequence ATGCCTAGAATAATTCTTGTTATTACTTTGTTAATTACTACCGTGCCTTTTTGGGAAATGGCAACTGCCGCATCAAATTCATCGACCTCATCATCTACTTCTAATAAAATTTTTACTGACCCATTTAAAGCCTATGATGCTGGTGATTACGAGCAAGCCCTGCAACTGTTTCTTGATGCCGAGGTGAAACATCCAAATGATTCTCGTATCGCCTATGATATTGGCAATGCTAATTATCGTCGTGGTGATTTTAAAGCAGCAACAAAGGCCTACCAACGCGCCTTAGCTAGTAAAGATGCTAAATTGCGCACTAAGGCAAATTACAATCTTGGCAATGCTTATTTACGCGCACAACAATTTAAAGAGGCAATAAAAGCTTATGAAGATACGCTTAAACTTGCACCTAAAGATAAAGACACACAACATAATCTTGAAATTGCTCGCCGCTTATTAGAAATGCAGCAACAGCAGCAGCAGCAACAACAACAACAACAACAACAACAGTCTGACCCAAAAAACAACGAGCAACAATCTAAATTAGAAAATCAAGAAGAAAAAAACCAGCAACAAAGCCAACAATCATCGTCAGACTCAGTAAATAATTCTGCCAAGCAAGAGCAACAATCGGCTGCTACGGCAAACAATGAACAAAAAAAATTAGAACAAAACGAGAAGCCAAACACAAATTCTGCAGCAGCATCTGCAGCAAATGACAAAAAACAAGATAAGCTGCAAAAAAATCCTGCAACTTCCATGGATAGCAAAAAAGAAAATAATAATAAAAAACTTAGTCCTCAAGCAGCCGAACAACTATTACAGCAAATCGGTAATACCGGCCCGCGAATTCCACGTAATCAGCGTGGTGGCAAATCAACAACGCCGGCTAAGGACTGGTGA
- a CDS encoding protein BatD, whose amino-acid sequence MLGYKIIILILLVTLIHSTTAAAASINAQLDRSEYTIEDEILLTVTIEGSSTSKPQIPKLDAFSVSASGQSSQYQIINGRTSSSVIYNYTLIPKRKGTFTIANISATIDGKKYQAPAIKVLITNTSKDSQQNGQPAFITTTISNPKPYVGEQIVYTFRFYRRVPIYDAKLQLPDFEQLSPESLGDGIERQEQYQGHMYKVTEIKKALFAPQAGDYTIAAAALNIEIPDNRNRRRTGPFDDFDSTFSFGGGLLNRTRTRAKTLRSAPIYLHARVLPKPPPNFSGLVGSFSIQTELSKSELKVGDSTTFKISVVGKGNVRHMSEPKIPELENFKVYDDKPDTKIQIENDNVTGQTNFRKALVPIKAGDYTIPSVSVSYFNSSENKYITISSQPLVVKVLPGTTNETLHVVGEAMPFSVSKQAIEIIADDILPIHSRSALWTKPERKFCYRLAVVAAIIPPLFFITIMLLGLHKEKLQRDPSLQRRRLAKRNARAILKTVRILNNTNDTKSINAMLERAIKTYICDKLNISGGALTADEIKTRMLEKNISIETINHTYNQIIAFETSTYSNQQLDPSDYTERINSCEKLLTKLEQNI is encoded by the coding sequence ATGCTCGGATACAAGATCATTATACTCATTTTATTAGTAACACTGATACATTCTACTACTGCGGCAGCTGCATCTATTAACGCACAACTTGATCGCTCTGAGTATACTATTGAAGATGAAATTTTATTAACCGTAACTATCGAAGGTAGTTCTACTAGTAAACCGCAAATTCCAAAACTTGATGCATTCTCTGTATCTGCTAGCGGACAGAGTTCTCAATATCAAATCATCAATGGTAGAACTTCATCTAGTGTAATCTACAATTATACTCTTATCCCTAAACGTAAAGGTACTTTTACTATTGCTAATATTAGCGCAACGATTGATGGTAAAAAATATCAAGCACCTGCAATAAAGGTCTTGATCACCAATACTTCTAAAGACTCACAACAAAATGGTCAGCCAGCATTTATTACCACCACAATTTCTAATCCAAAACCCTATGTTGGTGAACAGATTGTTTATACATTTCGTTTCTATCGTCGTGTTCCAATATATGACGCTAAATTACAGCTACCTGACTTTGAACAACTTTCGCCAGAATCACTCGGAGATGGCATTGAACGTCAAGAGCAATACCAGGGTCATATGTATAAAGTTACTGAAATAAAAAAAGCTCTTTTCGCACCCCAGGCTGGTGATTACACAATTGCAGCGGCTGCTTTAAATATTGAAATACCAGATAATCGCAACCGACGAAGAACTGGCCCTTTTGATGACTTTGATAGTACTTTTTCTTTTGGCGGCGGTTTATTAAATCGCACTCGTACTCGTGCAAAAACACTGCGCAGCGCCCCAATTTATTTGCACGCACGAGTATTACCAAAACCACCACCGAATTTTTCAGGTTTAGTCGGTAGCTTTTCTATTCAAACAGAGCTTAGCAAATCAGAGTTAAAAGTTGGTGACTCCACTACATTTAAAATTAGTGTTGTTGGCAAAGGCAATGTGCGTCACATGTCTGAACCAAAAATACCTGAACTTGAAAATTTTAAAGTCTATGATGATAAGCCTGACACTAAAATACAAATTGAAAATGATAATGTTACTGGTCAAACTAATTTTCGTAAAGCCTTAGTACCAATAAAAGCAGGTGATTATACTATTCCTTCAGTTAGTGTTTCATATTTTAATAGTAGTGAGAATAAATACATAACAATTTCAAGCCAACCGCTAGTAGTTAAAGTTTTACCAGGCACCACCAATGAAACCCTGCATGTTGTAGGGGAAGCAATGCCTTTTTCTGTATCAAAACAAGCTATCGAAATAATCGCTGATGATATTTTGCCTATTCACTCTCGCTCGGCACTTTGGACAAAACCTGAACGTAAATTTTGCTATCGTTTGGCAGTAGTTGCAGCAATAATACCACCGCTATTTTTCATTACCATTATGTTACTTGGACTTCATAAAGAAAAACTTCAGCGTGACCCCAGTTTGCAACGTCGTCGCTTAGCTAAACGTAATGCTCGTGCAATTCTTAAAACTGTACGTATCTTAAATAACACCAATGACACTAAATCAATTAACGCAATGCTTGAGCGGGCAATTAAAACTTATATTTGTGATAAACTCAATATTTCTGGTGGCGCTCTGACTGCTGATGAAATTAAAACCCGAATGCTTGAAAAAAACATCTCTATCGAAACAATTAATCACACTTACAATCAAATAATCGCGTTTGAAACCTCTACCTACAGCAATCAACAACTTGACCCTTCAGATTATACTGAACGGATAAACTCATGTGAAAAACTATTAACCAAGCTAGAGCAAAACATATAA
- a CDS encoding tetratricopeptide repeat protein: MSILKYFSIFMILMFSNTIANANGLESDHDLLWAEANTAYRNGQYDVAANKYHALLRQSSDDGQVYYNLGNSEMRLGHLAQAIAAYRAAKVRLPRDEDVAANLRLARARVKDAVQPPIPSTTRKTLFFWHYSLSINELITTIIIANAFFWFTLLALFLRRRRLITWYTITLAIILLTLVTSYIIRSSSPTTIAVVQLAKLDVYSGPNTNTVLRFRLHEGTEAIVTGAEEKWVCLELSDGKQGWVPSESVIKVVL, translated from the coding sequence ATGAGTATTTTAAAATATTTTTCTATTTTTATGATTTTAATGTTTAGCAATACTATTGCGAATGCTAATGGGCTTGAATCGGATCATGATTTACTTTGGGCTGAGGCAAACACCGCTTATCGTAATGGGCAATATGATGTAGCGGCAAACAAATATCATGCTTTGCTTAGACAAAGCAGCGACGACGGGCAAGTATACTATAATCTTGGCAATAGTGAAATGCGCCTAGGCCATTTAGCACAAGCTATTGCAGCATATAGAGCTGCTAAAGTACGTCTACCTCGTGATGAAGATGTTGCGGCAAATCTAAGGCTTGCACGGGCACGCGTAAAAGATGCAGTACAGCCCCCAATTCCATCAACAACACGTAAAACGCTTTTCTTTTGGCATTACAGCTTATCAATCAATGAACTTATTACTACGATCATAATTGCAAATGCCTTTTTTTGGTTTACCTTATTAGCTCTATTTCTTCGACGGCGACGATTGATAACTTGGTATACTATTACTCTAGCTATCATTCTACTAACACTTGTAACATCTTATATAATACGTTCATCTTCACCAACTACTATTGCCGTAGTGCAATTAGCAAAACTCGATGTCTATTCAGGCCCTAATACTAATACAGTATTACGCTTTCGTCTTCATGAAGGAACTGAAGCGATAGTTACAGGTGCTGAAGAAAAATGGGTGTGCCTTGAATTAAGTGATGGCAAACAAGGATGGGTGCCAAGTGAAAGTGTAATTAAAGTAGTTTTATAG
- a CDS encoding aldo/keto reductase, with translation MFYRELGRTGWQVSAISFGAWAIGGTWGEVSDNDSLAALHKAIDKGVNFIDTADVYGDGRSERLVAKLRRERSEEIHVATKAGRRLNPHVADGYNRENLTAFVERSLKNLNTEALDLLQLHCPPTEVYYRPEVFGVLDDLVQAGKIKYYGVSVEKVEEALKAIEYPNVQTVQIIYNIFRQRPAELFFKEAKRRKVGILTRLPLSSGLLGGKMTKQSTFAADDHRAFNRQGAAFDRGETFSGVDFATGLEAVDELRQLVPSGVTMAQMALRWILMNDAVTCAIPGAKRATQAEENVAAADMPSLSDAVMQSIHEIYKRKIRALVHHYW, from the coding sequence ATGTTTTATCGTGAACTCGGACGTACAGGGTGGCAAGTATCTGCAATTAGCTTCGGCGCTTGGGCAATTGGTGGTACTTGGGGTGAGGTAAGTGACAACGATTCTTTGGCGGCGCTGCATAAAGCAATAGATAAAGGGGTTAATTTTATTGATACCGCTGATGTATATGGCGACGGTCGCAGTGAGCGTTTAGTTGCAAAATTGCGTCGCGAGCGTTCAGAAGAGATTCATGTTGCTACTAAAGCCGGGCGGCGACTTAATCCCCATGTGGCTGATGGTTACAATCGTGAAAATCTCACCGCGTTTGTCGAGCGTAGTTTAAAAAACCTTAATACAGAAGCGCTTGATTTGTTGCAACTACATTGTCCACCTACAGAGGTTTATTATCGTCCCGAGGTTTTTGGGGTGCTTGATGATTTAGTGCAAGCTGGAAAAATTAAATATTATGGGGTGAGCGTTGAAAAAGTTGAAGAAGCGCTGAAGGCTATTGAATACCCAAATGTGCAAACTGTACAAATTATATATAATATATTTAGACAGCGACCTGCTGAACTATTTTTTAAAGAAGCTAAACGTCGCAAGGTCGGCATTTTAACGCGCCTGCCTTTATCATCGGGGTTGCTTGGTGGCAAAATGACTAAACAGAGCACTTTTGCTGCTGATGACCATCGCGCTTTTAATCGTCAAGGTGCGGCTTTTGATCGAGGCGAGACTTTTTCTGGCGTTGATTTTGCAACGGGGCTTGAAGCAGTAGATGAGTTGCGTCAGCTAGTGCCATCAGGGGTAACCATGGCGCAGATGGCTCTGCGTTGGATCTTAATGAATGATGCAGTAACTTGTGCAATACCAGGGGCAAAACGAGCAACCCAGGCTGAAGAAAATGTTGCTGCTGCCGACATGCCCTCGTTAAGTGACGCAGTGATGCAATCTATTCACGAAATTTATAAAAGAAAAATCCGAGCGCTAGTGCATCATTATTGGTAG
- a CDS encoding CapA family protein: MLGREVGRRLDRYGYKKAFERVLSSLHQADLAIGNLEACFSGDETQTIEPLTFFAPNRQLIALLYLGFDVLNLANNHCSPFAVDYSQKLLNSVGILTIGSPVQGFDGLPIQINRNGLKVAIISGMLLPTTKQNIIKIMQPSFAKSLQKIAAVNDFVVATIHWGDEYANIPNTAQQQLAHWLVHNGVNFVIGHHPHVVQPVAEYKNGLIAYSLGNFIFDQEGYIKTTNGLTERGLMLRLRLHKKLGWSKQEIATCIVDRYQVDYCETQNKL, encoded by the coding sequence ATGCTGGGGCGAGAGGTTGGCAGACGCCTTGATCGATACGGTTATAAAAAGGCATTTGAGCGAGTATTGTCTTCATTGCACCAGGCCGACTTAGCAATTGGTAATTTGGAGGCTTGTTTTAGTGGTGATGAAACACAAACAATAGAGCCGTTAACTTTTTTTGCACCTAACCGACAGTTAATTGCTTTGTTATACTTAGGGTTTGATGTGTTAAATTTGGCCAATAATCATTGTTCGCCGTTTGCGGTTGATTATTCACAAAAATTACTTAATAGCGTAGGCATTTTAACTATAGGCAGCCCAGTACAAGGTTTTGATGGACTGCCTATACAAATAAATCGTAATGGCTTAAAAGTTGCGATAATTAGTGGAATGCTTTTACCAACTACAAAACAAAATATTATTAAAATAATGCAACCATCATTTGCTAAATCTCTGCAAAAAATAGCTGCAGTAAATGATTTTGTAGTGGCAACGATTCATTGGGGCGATGAGTATGCAAATATACCAAATACTGCACAACAACAGTTGGCACATTGGCTAGTGCATAATGGCGTTAATTTTGTAATAGGGCATCATCCACATGTTGTGCAACCTGTTGCGGAATATAAAAATGGCTTAATCGCATATTCACTAGGTAATTTTATTTTTGATCAAGAAGGTTATATTAAAACGACCAACGGTCTTACTGAACGTGGTTTAATGCTACGCCTACGTCTGCATAAAAAGTTAGGATGGAGTAAACAAGAAATTGCCACCTGTATAGTAGATCGTTACCAGGTTGATTATTGCGAAACGCAAAATAAATTATAA